GAATCATTTCCGTATCGGGGCTTAATTGAACCAAGCCGAAAGGAGCACAAGCTCCCGGAAAAGTGTGTCCCATGCTTTTAGTGCCAACCATGGGGTTTACGTAATTTACGAACTTTAAATCTTGACTAAATAAGTGATTTTGAGACATCAATAGTAGTATAAGCAATAAATAGGATATTTTATTCATGTTTTTGTTATAAGTGAGTAAAGTTTGATTCCAAATAGAAAAACTTACTGATAATTCTGCTATAATTCCGAATCATAAAGTTACTGAAATTTGTGTAAAACGGAACAGTTTTAAAATAAATAAGGGTTGAAATTTGCACTTTAACCCCTATTTTAATAGACACTACAAAACACCTTATGATATATCCTACTTCATTAATACAGTTGCTATGACAACAGCGACAGATGCTTCTAACATTGTGGTAATAGTACTTCATTCAGGCTTTTCAAGTCGAAGATATCCGTCAAGTTTGCTTTGATTTGTGTTCAAAATATATTGTTTCCCAAATCATAAGATATAAAAACCCATGTGCAAAGAAAATGTCATATTGTTTATCTGAGACGGGAAATATTCTTTAATGTTGTTTTGCATATATCCCACTCCTAAACCCCAATGAAAATCTGATAGATGAATTTTTAGCAAAAGATCCATATAACAGTTTTCAAATTTAAAAAAGTTTGAAAAGGCATTCACACCTACTAGTTCTGCACCTAACATCAGGTTTTCGCTCTCATTTTTATAAAAACAATATCCTAAACCGAGCATTGCGCCAGAATAGCCCTTACTGTAGCTAAAAATTGCTTTTTTATCTATTAGTTTATTGTAATATGTAACGTTGTATCCGAGGGAAAAGTCAAATTTGTTGAAACGGTAATTGACAAATAAG
This region of Bacteroidales bacterium genomic DNA includes:
- a CDS encoding porin family protein yields the protein MKTKIFVLLMTLSSIALSAQENTEPSLGMGGNYGGFTSLKSGSVSNGLYTNLFVNYRFNKFDFSLGYNVTYYNKLIDKKAIFSYSKGYSGAMLGLGYCFYKNESENLMLGAELVGVNAFSNFFKFENCYMDLLLKIHLSDFHWGLGVGYMQNNIKEYFPSQINNMTFSLHMGFYIL